One window of Deltaproteobacteria bacterium genomic DNA carries:
- a CDS encoding extracellular solute-binding protein: protein MVNHKLTFGVAVAVSLLSLQSVGAQQVSLDAAKKEGKVFVYGTIVPQVMKLIAAGFEAKYGVNIEYWRGDATKVIDRVLSEWRAGKPGFDMVIGARGPLSLGKADGVYAKFIPASAEKFPAKFKDKDGQLTAWRVTPVGILYNTELVKAADVPKSLDDLLDPKWQGKISMPDPSRHASTATYLWNMSQFKGDKWMDFVRALAKQKPLLVESYSSVPNQVVRGEAALGISYIQYVPQTKGPIGFAPINQILADPSDSALSAKAANPNAARFLMDYLCSAEGQKKVAETHEFVLAPGVYPNIAGADRIMANIRLLEDPSAEQLQKLQSDFRQLFVAK from the coding sequence ATGGTGAATCATAAGCTGACTTTTGGGGTTGCGGTTGCGGTGTCACTTTTGTCGCTTCAGTCTGTTGGAGCCCAGCAAGTCAGCCTCGACGCCGCCAAAAAAGAAGGCAAAGTCTTTGTCTACGGCACCATCGTGCCGCAGGTGATGAAGCTGATCGCGGCCGGCTTCGAAGCCAAGTACGGCGTCAACATCGAATACTGGCGCGGCGATGCCACCAAGGTCATTGATCGGGTTCTCAGCGAGTGGCGCGCTGGCAAGCCGGGCTTTGACATGGTCATCGGCGCGCGTGGGCCGTTGTCACTGGGTAAGGCCGATGGAGTTTATGCCAAGTTTATTCCCGCGAGCGCGGAGAAGTTTCCCGCCAAGTTCAAAGATAAAGACGGCCAGCTGACGGCGTGGCGCGTTACGCCGGTGGGGATTCTTTACAACACTGAGCTAGTGAAAGCCGCCGACGTGCCGAAGTCGCTCGACGATCTGTTGGATCCCAAATGGCAGGGTAAGATTTCCATGCCCGACCCGTCGCGCCACGCGAGCACGGCGACTTATTTGTGGAACATGTCGCAATTCAAGGGTGACAAATGGATGGATTTTGTGCGCGCTTTGGCAAAGCAGAAGCCGCTGCTCGTTGAGTCCTATTCGAGCGTGCCGAATCAAGTTGTCCGCGGCGAAGCCGCACTCGGGATCAGCTACATACAGTACGTGCCGCAAACCAAAGGGCCGATTGGCTTTGCGCCAATCAACCAAATCTTAGCCGACCCGAGCGATAGTGCCCTCAGTGCCAAGGCGGCCAACCCCAATGCCGCGCGCTTCTTGATGGACTATCTCTGTTCGGCGGAAGGGCAGAAGAAGGTTGCCGAGACCCACGAGTTTGTTCTGGCTCCCGGTGTCTACCCCAATATCGCGGGCGCCGATCGCATCATGGCCAACATTCGCTTGCTCGAAGACCCTTCGGCAGAGCAGTTGCAAAAGTTGCAGAGCGACTTCCGCCAGCTTTTTGTCGCCAAATAG
- a CDS encoding LLM class flavin-dependent oxidoreductase has product MRVGLCFDGFYSIQEMIELAKLGDDVGMESIWMSDHLCFRDSLTTAMALLASTKKIKVAAAPASPYSRNPIITAMSIATMDEFAPGRVIGSPGTGNAAALKEAGMESPHPLKTMREYVDILRRYLKGETVNFQGETFKINGAKMGFFPAAPIKMYLTAVRPLMLRLGGEIGDGVLLSAGCAPGYIKNCAGEIDKGAKKAGKSLEDVDVAGFVTASVSDNQREAIEASKMFLAYIFRNVHHLQNIRLGGNQIDQPALAAAVGKRDWEAAKKFITDEIVFAHAIAGTPAECRSQLESFVKGGLDLPVLLPTGTQEARKQVVRMARELVS; this is encoded by the coding sequence ATGCGAGTGGGTCTGTGTTTTGACGGGTTCTATTCGATTCAAGAAATGATCGAGCTCGCCAAGCTCGGCGACGACGTCGGCATGGAGTCGATCTGGATGTCGGATCACCTGTGCTTCCGCGACTCGCTGACCACGGCCATGGCGCTCTTGGCATCGACCAAGAAGATCAAAGTCGCCGCCGCCCCGGCTAGTCCTTACTCGCGTAATCCGATTATCACCGCGATGTCGATTGCGACCATGGACGAGTTCGCCCCCGGTCGCGTCATTGGCAGCCCCGGCACTGGCAACGCCGCGGCCCTCAAGGAAGCCGGCATGGAGTCGCCCCATCCGTTGAAGACCATGCGCGAGTATGTCGATATTCTGCGCCGCTATTTAAAGGGCGAAACCGTCAACTTTCAGGGCGAGACGTTCAAGATCAACGGCGCCAAGATGGGCTTCTTTCCGGCGGCGCCGATCAAGATGTATCTGACCGCGGTGCGGCCCTTGATGCTGCGTCTGGGCGGCGAGATCGGCGACGGCGTGCTGCTCTCGGCCGGCTGTGCTCCGGGTTATATCAAGAATTGCGCGGGTGAAATTGACAAGGGCGCGAAGAAAGCCGGCAAGTCGTTGGAAGATGTCGACGTCGCCGGCTTCGTCACGGCGTCGGTGAGCGACAACCAGCGCGAAGCCATCGAGGCGAGCAAGATGTTTCTCGCCTATATTTTTCGCAACGTGCATCATTTGCAAAATATTCGCCTCGGCGGCAACCAGATCGACCAGCCGGCGCTGGCGGCGGCGGTGGGGAAGCGCGACTGGGAGGCGGCAAAAAAGTTCATCACCGACGAGATTGTCTTTGCCCATGCGATCGCCGGCACGCCGGCGGAATGTCGGTCGCAGTTGGAGTCCTTCGTCAAAGGCGGCCTCGATCTGCCGGTGCTACTGCCGACGGGGACGCAGGAGGCGCGCAAGCAAGTGGTGCGCATGGCGCGGGAACTGGTGTCATAA
- a CDS encoding NADP transhydrogenase subunit alpha, producing MAIKKIAVLGAGNGGCAAAADLTLRGYEVRLFSRTEETLNPIRKKDGITLVENGEEKFASPFFVSPHLPPVIDGVDLIIVCAPAVAHEYLANGLARYLQDGQRIMLNPGHTGGSLHFANTLRHSGLRAKVKLCETVTLTYICRMPRPARVEIYRRTTHLRCAAFPGSDGFSLMPEIQEIYPNIVRAQDVLETGFANINAIMHPAGMLGNAGWIEKTKGDFLYYRDGITPAVAAWIEKIDQERLDIVKRLVLDPVRFVDIFFQSGLTTEEARASGSVYRAIHESEPNRTIKAPPSLDHRYIKEDVGYGLVPMAEIGRSLGVKTPLIDALITLASVMHGIDYRSEGLTLKKMGLSTVRPRDLGKVMREGF from the coding sequence ATGGCGATCAAGAAAATTGCAGTATTGGGCGCGGGCAACGGCGGTTGCGCTGCTGCCGCCGATTTGACGCTGCGCGGCTATGAAGTGCGGTTGTTTTCGCGCACGGAAGAAACTCTCAACCCAATCCGCAAGAAAGACGGCATCACGTTGGTGGAGAACGGCGAAGAAAAATTCGCTTCGCCGTTTTTCGTCAGCCCGCATCTGCCGCCGGTGATTGACGGCGTCGATCTGATCATTGTTTGTGCGCCGGCAGTGGCGCACGAGTATCTCGCCAACGGGTTAGCGCGCTATCTGCAAGATGGCCAGCGGATCATGCTCAACCCGGGCCACACCGGCGGCTCGCTGCATTTTGCCAACACCCTGCGTCACAGCGGCCTGCGAGCTAAGGTTAAACTTTGCGAGACCGTGACGCTGACCTACATTTGCCGCATGCCGCGGCCGGCGCGGGTGGAGATTTACCGGCGCACGACCCATTTGCGCTGTGCTGCGTTTCCGGGCTCGGATGGGTTCTCGCTCATGCCGGAAATCCAGGAAATTTATCCGAACATTGTCCGGGCTCAGGACGTCCTGGAGACGGGCTTCGCTAATATCAATGCGATCATGCATCCCGCCGGCATGCTCGGTAACGCCGGCTGGATTGAGAAAACCAAGGGCGATTTTCTCTACTACCGTGACGGAATCACGCCGGCAGTCGCCGCCTGGATTGAGAAAATCGACCAAGAGCGTTTGGACATCGTCAAACGGCTGGTGCTCGACCCCGTGCGCTTCGTCGATATCTTCTTTCAGTCTGGGCTGACCACCGAAGAGGCGCGCGCCAGCGGTTCGGTCTACCGGGCGATTCACGAGAGCGAGCCCAACCGCACGATCAAAGCGCCGCCGTCGCTGGACCATCGCTACATCAAGGAAGACGTCGGCTACGGATTGGTGCCCATGGCTGAGATCGGCCGGTCGCTCGGCGTCAAAACGCCGTTGATCGACGCTTTGATTACGCTGGCGTCGGTGATGCACGGCATCGACTATCGCAGCGAGGGGTTGACGCTCAAGAAAATGGGTCTCTCGACCGTGCGGCCGCGCGATTTGGGCAAGGTCATGCGGGAGGGTTTCTAA
- a CDS encoding ABC transporter substrate-binding protein, with amino-acid sequence MGIQTAIQLTIGLMVLLVAPAHSLAQEKKAFRMVFVSLAWNSEIPFRVAMARGFFKQQGLTVEPILIRGGPAAISALVAGEVDFASIGGAQAIFRAKARGLDLSIIGCISGTTNYIMLGNKQTRTVEDLKGKPIGITGAGSYSEFAVKAFLRKHNITPDKEVILRAIGGTVLRAAAIEKGIIAAAPFPTEDAVRLIRSGYSVISNMNDSLGIPQNILVTRNEMLEKYPETSKRMLKAYIQGMQIAKFNKREAIKAGYEAGLQGDPDIVSAAWDLYSPGLQGDLSLAVPGMQQMLDEDIRTGLVDKSFTLDRVLNDRILKLAQQELRGEGRLKP; translated from the coding sequence ATGGGGATTCAAACAGCGATTCAACTGACGATAGGCTTGATGGTGTTGCTGGTGGCGCCAGCGCATTCGTTGGCGCAGGAGAAGAAGGCCTTTCGGATGGTCTTCGTAAGCCTGGCTTGGAATAGTGAAATTCCTTTTCGGGTCGCCATGGCGCGAGGGTTTTTCAAGCAGCAGGGGTTGACCGTCGAGCCGATTTTGATTCGTGGCGGGCCGGCGGCGATCTCAGCGTTGGTCGCCGGTGAAGTCGATTTCGCCAGCATCGGCGGTGCACAGGCGATCTTTCGCGCCAAGGCGCGCGGCCTCGATTTGTCGATCATCGGCTGCATCTCCGGCACGACCAATTACATCATGCTTGGCAACAAGCAGACGCGCACGGTGGAGGATCTCAAGGGCAAGCCGATCGGCATCACCGGCGCCGGCAGCTATTCCGAGTTTGCCGTCAAGGCTTTTTTGAGAAAGCACAACATAACCCCCGACAAAGAAGTGATTCTGCGCGCAATTGGCGGCACCGTGCTGCGGGCCGCGGCGATCGAGAAGGGCATCATCGCTGCCGCGCCGTTTCCCACCGAAGATGCGGTGCGGCTGATTCGCTCGGGCTATTCGGTGATCAGCAACATGAACGATTCGCTCGGCATTCCGCAAAATATTCTAGTGACGCGCAACGAGATGCTGGAGAAATATCCCGAGACCAGTAAGCGCATGCTCAAGGCGTATATTCAGGGCATGCAGATCGCCAAGTTCAACAAGCGCGAAGCGATCAAGGCCGGCTACGAAGCTGGGCTGCAGGGCGATCCCGATATCGTCAGCGCGGCTTGGGACCTCTACTCGCCCGGCCTGCAGGGTGATCTGTCGCTGGCGGTGCCAGGTATGCAACAAATGCTTGACGAAGATATCCGCACCGGGCTGGTCGACAAAAGCTTCACCTTGGACCGCGTCCTCAATGACCGTATCTTGAAGTTGGCGCAGCAGGAGCTGCGCGGCGAAGGACGGCTAAAACCATAA
- a CDS encoding CopG family transcriptional regulator: MVHLRNNGFQVDRKFLSARDLLNFKEKQRIPEKLQSCHTGLIDGYIIEGHVPADLIDKLLKEKPAVLGLAVPGMPIGSPGMEAGKPEPYNVMTFDKDGKTTVYAKR, translated from the coding sequence GTGGTCCACCTGCGTAACAACGGCTTCCAGGTCGATCGAAAGTTTTTGTCGGCGCGGGACCTGCTCAATTTCAAGGAAAAGCAGCGTATCCCGGAAAAACTGCAGTCGTGTCATACGGGGCTGATTGACGGCTACATCATCGAGGGGCATGTCCCGGCCGATCTCATCGACAAACTGCTCAAGGAGAAGCCGGCGGTGTTGGGGCTAGCTGTGCCGGGTATGCCGATCGGCTCGCCGGGGATGGAGGCCGGTAAGCCGGAGCCTTACAACGTGATGACGTTTGACAAGGATGGCAAGACGACGGTGTATGCGAAGAGATGA
- a CDS encoding amidohydrolase has product MQIYRFIDRKASTAISIIEFARGGTAMTKNGMKVLDSDMHLMEPVDLWDRYIDDKFKAIAPRGLSSENVRDLRMAHPDGRPWGVYRSNGVRSGAPNRGRNFNRNQGIYRDHSERGWTAEVQLEAMDVEGIDVAVLYPTRGLNVLSEPQMDADFAAALARAYNNWLYDFCEKDPLRLLGAGMISTFDIDDAVKEAHRCVTELGFRAVFMRSNILNERNWHDPYYEPLWSALEELAVPVGFHESSSSAGRQTGDWFEPNFMLRRAVAQPMEQMLGLVAICAGGVLARHPNLRVAFLEANCTWLPWLLWRLDEGWEREGDIWAPEMTMKPSDYFKRQVFVSVEPDEAGVKYVIDYIGTERLVFSTDYPHGDSKYPHAVENFLELKIGDLDKRKILWDNCAEFYKVT; this is encoded by the coding sequence ATGCAAATCTACAGATTCATTGACAGAAAAGCGAGCACTGCGATATCGATCATAGAGTTCGCCCGAGGAGGGACCGCCATGACAAAGAATGGGATGAAGGTGCTCGACAGCGATATGCACTTGATGGAGCCGGTGGACCTGTGGGACCGCTACATTGACGACAAATTCAAGGCCATTGCGCCGCGCGGGCTCTCCAGCGAAAACGTCCGCGATCTGCGCATGGCCCATCCCGACGGCCGCCCGTGGGGCGTGTATCGATCCAACGGCGTGCGCAGCGGCGCCCCCAACCGTGGCCGCAACTTCAATCGCAACCAAGGCATCTATCGCGATCACTCGGAGCGTGGTTGGACGGCCGAAGTGCAGCTCGAAGCGATGGACGTCGAAGGCATCGACGTTGCCGTGCTCTATCCCACGCGCGGGTTAAACGTCCTTAGCGAACCCCAGATGGACGCCGATTTCGCCGCCGCTCTGGCGCGCGCCTATAACAACTGGCTCTACGACTTTTGCGAAAAGGATCCGCTGCGCCTGCTCGGCGCCGGCATGATCTCCACGTTTGACATCGACGACGCCGTCAAAGAAGCGCACCGCTGCGTAACAGAGCTGGGTTTTCGCGCCGTCTTCATGCGCTCGAATATCTTGAACGAACGCAACTGGCACGATCCCTATTACGAGCCACTCTGGTCCGCCCTCGAAGAGTTGGCGGTGCCCGTGGGCTTTCATGAGTCGTCGTCTTCCGCCGGGCGTCAGACCGGCGACTGGTTCGAGCCCAACTTCATGCTGCGCCGCGCCGTCGCCCAGCCCATGGAGCAGATGTTAGGGTTGGTCGCCATTTGCGCCGGCGGTGTCTTGGCGCGCCATCCCAATTTGCGCGTCGCTTTTCTCGAAGCCAACTGCACTTGGCTGCCGTGGCTCCTCTGGCGCCTCGACGAAGGTTGGGAGCGCGAGGGCGATATCTGGGCGCCGGAAATGACGATGAAACCGAGCGATTACTTCAAGCGCCAGGTGTTCGTATCCGTGGAACCCGATGAAGCCGGCGTAAAGTATGTTATCGATTACATCGGCACCGAGCGTCTGGTTTTCTCGACGGATTACCCGCATGGCGATTCCAAATATCCCCATGCAGTGGAGAATTTCTTGGAGCTCAAAATCGGCGACCTCGACAAACGGAAAATTCTCTGGGACAACTGTGCTGAGTTTTACAAAGTCACTTAG